From one Streptomyces spiramyceticus genomic stretch:
- a CDS encoding thymidine phosphorylase — MDVISVIRTKRDRGELSPEQIDWVIDAYTRGEVADEQMSALAMAILLNGMNRTEIARWTAAMIASGERMNFDSLSRPTADKHSTGGVGDKITLPLAPLVAACGAAVPQLSGRGLGHTGGTLDKLESVPGWRALLSNEEMLGVLESTGAVICAAGDGLAPADKKLYALRDVTGTVEAIPLIASSIMSKKIAEGTGSLVLDVKVGSGAFMKNIEDARELAATMVGLGTDHGVRTVALLTDMGTPLGLTAGNALEVRESVEVLAGGGPQDVVELTLALAREMLDAAGLKDADPARALADGSAMDVWRRMIRAQGGDPDAALPVAREQHIVHAASTGVLTTLDAYAVGVAAWRLGAGRARKEDKVQAGAGIELHAKPGDKVTAGQPLMTLHTDTPEKFEYALEALDGGVQTAPEGTEFTPNPIVLGRIA; from the coding sequence ATGGACGTCATCTCCGTCATCCGAACCAAGCGTGACCGTGGCGAACTGAGCCCCGAGCAGATCGACTGGGTCATCGACGCGTACACCCGCGGCGAGGTCGCCGACGAGCAGATGTCCGCCCTGGCCATGGCGATCCTGCTCAACGGCATGAACCGCACCGAGATCGCCCGCTGGACGGCGGCGATGATCGCCTCCGGCGAGCGCATGAACTTCGACTCGCTCTCCCGCCCCACCGCCGACAAGCACTCCACCGGCGGCGTCGGCGACAAGATCACGCTGCCGCTGGCCCCCCTCGTCGCCGCGTGCGGCGCGGCCGTGCCCCAGCTCTCCGGACGCGGCCTCGGCCACACCGGCGGCACGCTCGACAAGCTGGAGTCCGTCCCCGGCTGGCGCGCACTGCTCTCCAACGAGGAGATGCTGGGCGTCCTGGAGTCCACCGGTGCGGTCATCTGCGCTGCGGGCGACGGGCTGGCCCCGGCCGACAAGAAGCTCTACGCGCTGCGCGACGTCACGGGCACGGTCGAAGCCATCCCGCTGATCGCCTCCTCCATCATGTCGAAGAAGATCGCCGAGGGTACGGGCTCGCTCGTCCTGGACGTCAAGGTCGGCTCCGGCGCCTTCATGAAGAACATCGAGGACGCCCGCGAGCTCGCCGCCACGATGGTCGGCCTCGGCACCGACCACGGCGTACGCACGGTCGCCCTCCTCACCGACATGGGCACCCCCCTGGGCCTCACCGCGGGCAACGCCCTCGAAGTCCGGGAATCCGTCGAGGTCCTGGCCGGCGGCGGCCCCCAGGACGTCGTGGAGCTGACCCTCGCCCTGGCCCGCGAAATGCTCGACGCGGCCGGCCTCAAGGACGCCGACCCGGCCAGGGCGCTCGCCGACGGCTCCGCGATGGACGTCTGGCGCCGCATGATCAGGGCCCAGGGCGGCGACCCGGACGCGGCGCTCCCCGTCGCCCGCGAGCAGCACATCGTGCACGCCGCGTCGACCGGCGTCCTCACCACCCTCGACGCCTACGCGGTCGGCGTGGCCGCCTGGCGCCTCGGCGCGGGCCGCGCCCGCAAGGAGGACAAGGTCCAGGCCGGCGCGGGCATCGAGCTCCACGCGAAGCCGGGCGACAAGGTCACGGCCGGCCAGCCGCTGATGACCCTGCACACGGACACGCCGGAGAAGTTCGAGTACGCCCTTGAGGCGCTCGACGGCGGCGTCCAGACCGCCCCCGAGGGCACGGAGTTCACCCCGAACCCGATCGTCCTGGGCCGCATCGCCTGA
- a CDS encoding STAS domain-containing protein, translating into MPIVLVVSGRLTPGDVPRLCDELDELLYGSAATEAICDVGALADADLTAVEAVARLRLTARRAGCRMRLRGARRELLMLLELLGLGEVA; encoded by the coding sequence ATGCCGATCGTTCTCGTAGTCTCCGGCCGCTTGACGCCGGGCGACGTACCCAGGCTGTGCGACGAACTCGACGAGCTGCTGTACGGATCCGCGGCCACCGAGGCGATCTGCGACGTCGGCGCGCTCGCCGACGCGGATCTCACCGCCGTCGAAGCAGTGGCCCGGCTGCGCCTCACCGCGCGCAGAGCGGGCTGTCGAATGCGACTGCGCGGCGCCCGGCGGGAACTGCTGATGCTGCTTGAACTACTCGGGCTCGGCGAAGTCGCATAG
- a CDS encoding glycosyltransferase, with translation MVHVRREPHVLQRSWTENSQLTVFHLVQPVEGGVARVVTDLVRAQAGEGLRTVVACPPGGALAYEAAQAGARVHTWPAVRAPGPRLAREVMTAARLIREARPHVVHAHSAKAGLAGRLAVRGRVPTVFQPHAWSFDAVHGREAGMALKWERYGARWSTRTLCVSESERRAGEEAGIAAHWSVIRNGIDLRHFRPDEGASRAPARAALPLLSGMPAGAPLVVCVGRLCRQKGQDVLLRAWQRVASAVTGARLVLVGDGPQQELLKSLAPPGVLFAGASRDVRPWFHAADVVVLPSRWEGMALAPLEAMACGRPVVLSDVSGARESLPPGHAAHCLVPPEDPAALAAALAGLLADPKLRDDLGRRAQAHTRAACDVRTTAAAVSGLYQELLSLPQPKTRRRTKR, from the coding sequence ATGGTCCACGTACGAAGAGAGCCGCACGTGCTGCAAAGAAGTTGGACTGAGAACAGCCAACTGACGGTTTTTCATCTGGTTCAGCCGGTCGAGGGGGGAGTCGCACGCGTTGTCACCGACCTTGTCCGGGCGCAGGCCGGCGAAGGTCTGCGGACCGTCGTGGCCTGCCCGCCGGGTGGTGCGCTGGCGTACGAGGCCGCCCAGGCCGGAGCGCGCGTACACACCTGGCCCGCCGTACGCGCCCCCGGCCCCCGACTGGCCAGGGAAGTCATGACCGCAGCCCGCCTGATCCGCGAAGCCCGCCCCCACGTCGTGCACGCCCACAGCGCCAAAGCCGGGCTCGCCGGCCGCCTCGCCGTACGCGGACGTGTCCCGACGGTCTTTCAGCCGCACGCCTGGTCCTTCGACGCCGTACACGGCCGCGAGGCCGGTATGGCGCTGAAGTGGGAGCGGTACGGCGCCCGTTGGAGCACCCGCACGCTGTGCGTCAGCGAGAGTGAACGCCGGGCGGGGGAGGAGGCCGGTATCGCCGCCCACTGGTCGGTGATCCGCAACGGCATCGACCTCCGCCACTTCCGCCCCGACGAGGGCGCGAGCCGCGCGCCCGCCCGCGCCGCCCTGCCACTGCTGTCCGGGATGCCTGCCGGGGCGCCGCTGGTGGTCTGCGTCGGACGGCTGTGCCGGCAGAAGGGCCAGGACGTCCTGCTGCGCGCCTGGCAGCGGGTGGCATCGGCCGTGACCGGCGCCCGTCTTGTGCTGGTCGGCGACGGGCCCCAGCAGGAGCTTCTGAAGAGCCTCGCCCCGCCCGGCGTGCTGTTCGCGGGGGCGAGTCGGGACGTCCGGCCCTGGTTCCACGCCGCGGACGTCGTCGTACTGCCCTCGCGCTGGGAGGGCATGGCCCTCGCCCCGCTCGAAGCGATGGCCTGCGGCAGGCCCGTCGTGCTGTCCGACGTCAGCGGCGCCAGGGAGAGCCTGCCGCCCGGCCACGCGGCGCACTGTCTCGTACCGCCCGAAGACCCGGCGGCGCTCGCGGCGGCGCTCGCCGGGCTGCTGGCCGACCCGAAGCTGCGGGACGACCTGGGGCGCCGGGCCCAGGCCCACACACGGGCGGCCTGCGACGTACGGACGACAGCGGCAGCCGTCTCCGGTCTCTATCAGGAACTTCTCAGCCTGCCCCAGCCCAAGACGAGGAGGCGCACCAAGCGATGA
- a CDS encoding exopolysaccharide biosynthesis polyprenyl glycosylphosphotransferase yields MTTESTFAPRTDQAASVSRPAASIRPQRSVARHKAAPLPARGIRRHGAVAGLLAADALAPVLALAQVPGPAWPVGAFALLLTGQLVLHSCRGLYRPRLSPSAIAELPTLFVLALIQWYAAAEALTAYDSRYAIGWTALACAVAAQALFGCAGRAVVHEARRRSGARRPQSALVVGHGPVARRVTAALYERAEYGLRPVGQVATAQVPAHGPARIAAARAAQAQAAPLPVLATLEDVSRAVVQNTVRHAVFTHPPASAPDTAALVDLFAEHGCRLWLVDSTVAGTVTPRRTADTDHLWGFAVQPLHTGLHRPFARAGKRAMDALLAAVALVATAPVMGLCALAVRLSDGPGVIFRQERIGLHGRPFTLLKFRTLCPANEHESATRWSVALDRRMSHVGSLLRRSSLDELPQLWNVLRGDMSLVGPRPERPYFVNKFTHSYPGYRARHRMPVGITGLAQVHGLRGDTSIEDRARFDNHYIETWSLWQDVCILARTAASLFRLGGS; encoded by the coding sequence ATGACGACGGAGAGTACATTCGCGCCCCGCACCGACCAGGCCGCATCCGTGTCACGCCCGGCCGCCTCGATCCGTCCGCAACGGAGCGTCGCCCGCCACAAGGCCGCCCCGCTCCCTGCGCGCGGCATCCGCCGGCACGGAGCGGTGGCGGGTCTGCTCGCGGCCGACGCTCTCGCGCCGGTTCTCGCGCTGGCGCAGGTGCCCGGACCGGCCTGGCCCGTAGGCGCGTTCGCCCTGCTCCTGACGGGTCAGCTGGTGCTGCACAGCTGCCGGGGCCTCTACCGGCCGCGCCTGTCCCCGTCGGCGATCGCCGAACTGCCGACGCTCTTCGTCCTGGCCCTGATCCAGTGGTACGCCGCCGCCGAGGCCCTCACGGCGTACGACTCCCGGTACGCCATCGGCTGGACCGCACTGGCCTGCGCGGTCGCGGCGCAGGCGCTGTTCGGCTGCGCCGGGCGGGCCGTGGTCCACGAGGCCCGGCGCAGGTCGGGCGCCCGGCGGCCGCAGTCGGCGCTCGTCGTGGGCCACGGGCCGGTCGCGCGGCGCGTGACGGCGGCGCTGTACGAGCGCGCCGAGTACGGGCTGCGCCCGGTGGGCCAGGTCGCGACCGCGCAGGTCCCGGCACACGGGCCCGCGCGCATCGCGGCCGCGCGAGCGGCACAGGCCCAGGCCGCGCCGCTGCCCGTCCTCGCCACCCTGGAGGACGTCAGCCGCGCGGTCGTCCAGAACACCGTGCGCCACGCCGTCTTCACCCACCCGCCCGCATCGGCTCCTGACACGGCCGCGCTCGTCGATCTCTTCGCCGAGCACGGCTGCCGGCTGTGGCTGGTCGACAGCACGGTGGCCGGGACGGTCACCCCCCGCCGCACAGCGGACACCGACCACCTGTGGGGATTCGCCGTACAGCCGCTCCACACCGGACTCCACCGGCCGTTCGCACGCGCGGGCAAGCGGGCCATGGACGCCCTGCTGGCCGCCGTCGCCCTGGTCGCGACGGCCCCCGTCATGGGCCTCTGCGCACTCGCCGTACGGCTCTCCGACGGGCCCGGCGTCATCTTCCGGCAGGAGCGCATCGGCCTGCACGGCCGGCCCTTCACCCTGCTGAAGTTCCGGACCCTCTGCCCGGCCAACGAGCACGAGTCCGCGACGCGCTGGAGCGTCGCACTCGACCGGCGGATGAGCCACGTCGGCAGTCTCCTGCGACGCTCCTCCCTCGACGAACTGCCACAACTGTGGAACGTGCTGCGCGGCGACATGAGCCTGGTCGGTCCACGGCCCGAACGCCCCTACTTCGTCAACAAGTTCACCCACAGCTACCCCGGCTACCGGGCCCGCCACCGGATGCCCGTCGGCATCACCGGTCTCGCCCAGGTGCACGGGCTGCGCGGCGACACCTCCATCGAGGACCGCGCCCGCTTCGACAACCACTACATCGAGACCTGGTCGCTCTGGCAGGACGTGTGCATCCTCGCGCGCACCGCCGCTTCCCTGTTCCGGCTCGGAGGCAGCTGA
- a CDS encoding O-antigen ligase family protein, with the protein MTFAWTAAPALVPQERTNRWWPPFRLLPLIAIVLLLTAPVETPGAGATSHVTPADVASVVAVAFCVGYAVRRRARPLTPAAAAVLGIPAVGFAVATVTAADPAAALPGLVRYLQVFVLVPATVVLLVRDARDFRIITWCVIALALFQGATGVYQYATGTGASYMGADVRAVGTFGPSDVMGMATVVAYGLLAAIALTLRTPANPPPWLRPCALAAAAALVVPLALSFSRGAWIATAVAVLAVILLTGLRQAVRALAVLAAVAVILVGGLGIGSEMISQRLTSITQVTDAPDRSVNDRYMMWAAAAGMWREKPAAGVGLKGFPAHRDGHASIGLSSGSDTAGAGQTFQKQPLLSPHNMYLLVLGEQGLIGLTTFVGSLAAVLLVGLRRLTRSRGPATDCGLVAVGLMIWQTVDFLYADIGGASTVLTGVVLGLAAWWALAEPDEAVTP; encoded by the coding sequence ATGACCTTCGCATGGACCGCGGCGCCGGCCCTCGTACCGCAGGAGCGCACCAACCGGTGGTGGCCACCGTTCCGGCTCCTCCCGCTGATCGCCATCGTGCTGCTGCTGACGGCCCCGGTCGAGACCCCGGGAGCCGGAGCGACGAGCCATGTCACCCCGGCCGACGTCGCGTCCGTCGTCGCGGTGGCCTTCTGCGTGGGGTACGCGGTGCGCCGCAGGGCCCGGCCGCTGACACCGGCCGCCGCCGCCGTCCTGGGCATCCCCGCCGTGGGCTTCGCCGTGGCGACGGTCACCGCCGCCGACCCGGCGGCCGCCCTCCCCGGCCTCGTCCGCTACCTCCAGGTCTTCGTCCTGGTCCCGGCCACCGTCGTACTTCTGGTCCGCGATGCGCGCGACTTCCGGATCATCACGTGGTGCGTGATCGCGCTGGCGCTCTTCCAGGGCGCGACGGGGGTCTACCAGTACGCCACCGGGACCGGCGCGTCGTACATGGGCGCGGACGTCCGGGCCGTGGGCACCTTCGGCCCGTCCGACGTCATGGGGATGGCCACGGTGGTCGCCTACGGCCTCCTGGCCGCCATCGCCCTGACACTCCGTACGCCCGCGAACCCGCCCCCCTGGCTGCGCCCCTGCGCACTCGCGGCCGCCGCCGCCCTCGTCGTCCCGCTGGCGCTGTCCTTCAGCCGCGGCGCGTGGATCGCCACGGCGGTCGCCGTCCTCGCCGTGATCCTGCTGACCGGCCTGCGCCAGGCGGTACGCGCGCTGGCCGTACTCGCCGCCGTCGCCGTCATCCTCGTCGGAGGCCTGGGCATCGGCTCCGAGATGATCTCCCAGCGCCTCACCAGCATCACCCAGGTGACCGACGCCCCCGACCGCTCGGTCAACGACCGGTACATGATGTGGGCGGCGGCGGCGGGCATGTGGCGCGAGAAGCCCGCCGCCGGGGTCGGCCTCAAGGGCTTCCCCGCCCACCGCGACGGGCACGCGTCGATCGGTCTCTCCTCGGGCAGCGACACGGCGGGCGCGGGCCAGACCTTCCAGAAGCAGCCGCTGCTCTCGCCGCACAACATGTACCTGCTGGTGCTCGGCGAGCAGGGCCTGATCGGCCTCACTACGTTCGTGGGCAGCCTGGCGGCGGTCCTCCTCGTCGGCCTGCGCAGACTGACCCGCTCCCGCGGGCCGGCCACGGACTGCGGCCTCGTAGCCGTCGGCCTGATGATCTGGCAGACCGTCGACTTCCTGTACGCCGACATCGGTGGGGCCTCGACGGTCCTGACCGGAGTGGTGCTGGGCCTGGCGGCATGGTGGGCGCTGGCGGAGCCGGACGAGGCGGTCACCCCATGA
- the murJ gene encoding murein biosynthesis integral membrane protein MurJ: MGSPRRGTAPEATAAAPATPPRKTSRTAPHSGAASAPATPPPSAPRTAPAPRTKPTTPAPPKLGRFLVQAAAVTAGLTAVGALLGLLRDQAIAHLFGASLDSDAFLIAWTVPEMASTLLIEDAMALLLVPAFSYALARRAANPAQAGRAPSQDPVRALVAASLPRLFALLACAAGLLILGAPLVVRALAPGFSDPRLAVDCTRLTAVTVVTFGITGYFSAALRAHGKFVPPAGVYAAYNVGIIGTMLALHSLWGVRAAAAGVAVGSLLMILTQLPTFVRLVRLKHRRSAFRDLRAFRDLRAFRDLCDLRHLRAFRDLRAFCHILDLRHLRAFRHLLDLRRLGRPRRPRRTTSAPLLGAAVLAPVVLFALSRQSQVLVERFLASSLPAGAISHLNYAQKVAQMPMTLSLMICTVTFPVVAQAMADGDRERARRRVERDLALAGAVVLLGTALVLGYAPQIIEVLFERGAFDAQDTTTTATVMRVYAAGLLGHCLVGALSRPFFSTGRPTWYPAAAMATGLLVTVAVGAAAVGRFGVHGIAAANAVGISATALLLLSGLGSRVVSIQVRSVSAALGRLTAAAAVAAAVGWTTGPLIADPLLSVAAGCLLVPTAFVLTGVAVRAPEVVQALALIRQRFRHGS; encoded by the coding sequence ATGGGTTCGCCCCGGCGCGGCACCGCCCCCGAAGCCACCGCGGCGGCGCCCGCCACGCCCCCGCGAAAGACATCGCGTACCGCACCACACTCAGGCGCCGCGTCTGCGCCCGCCACGCCCCCGCCAAGCGCACCGCGTACCGCACCCGCACCACGCACCAAACCCACCACCCCCGCTCCGCCGAAGCTGGGGCGGTTTCTGGTCCAGGCCGCCGCGGTAACCGCCGGGCTGACCGCAGTAGGGGCGCTGCTCGGGCTCCTGCGGGATCAGGCGATCGCCCACCTCTTCGGCGCCAGCCTCGACAGCGACGCCTTCCTGATCGCCTGGACGGTGCCCGAGATGGCGTCCACGCTCCTCATCGAGGATGCGATGGCGCTGCTGCTCGTCCCCGCCTTCAGCTACGCCCTCGCCCGCCGCGCAGCCAACCCCGCGCAGGCCGGCCGCGCCCCGTCGCAGGACCCCGTACGCGCGCTGGTCGCCGCCAGCCTTCCCCGGCTGTTCGCCCTGCTGGCCTGCGCCGCCGGGCTGTTGATCCTGGGTGCGCCCTTGGTCGTACGGGCCCTCGCGCCGGGGTTCAGCGACCCCCGGCTGGCCGTGGACTGCACGCGCCTGACGGCGGTGACCGTAGTCACCTTCGGCATCACCGGATACTTCAGCGCCGCCCTTCGCGCGCACGGCAAGTTCGTCCCGCCGGCCGGCGTCTACGCCGCGTACAACGTCGGGATCATCGGCACGATGCTGGCCCTCCACTCCCTGTGGGGGGTGCGCGCCGCCGCGGCCGGGGTCGCCGTGGGCAGCCTGCTGATGATCCTGACCCAACTGCCCACCTTCGTCCGCCTCGTGCGGCTGAAGCACCGCCGAAGCGCCTTCCGCGACCTCCGCGCCTTCCGCGACCTCCGCGCCTTCCGCGACCTCTGCGACCTCCGCCACCTCCGCGCCTTCCGCGACCTCCGCGCCTTCTGCCACATCCTGGACCTCCGCCACCTCCGCGCCTTCCGCCACCTCCTGGACCTCCGCCGCCTCGGCCGCCCGCGCCGCCCCCGCCGGACCACCTCCGCCCCTCTGCTCGGGGCCGCCGTCCTCGCCCCGGTCGTGCTCTTCGCGCTCAGCCGCCAGTCGCAGGTCCTCGTGGAGCGCTTCCTCGCCTCCTCGCTGCCCGCCGGCGCCATCTCCCATCTGAACTACGCGCAGAAGGTCGCGCAGATGCCGATGACGCTGTCGCTCATGATCTGTACGGTGACCTTCCCGGTCGTCGCCCAGGCGATGGCCGACGGCGACCGGGAAAGGGCCCGCCGCAGGGTCGAACGCGATCTGGCCCTGGCCGGCGCGGTCGTCCTGCTCGGGACCGCCCTCGTCCTGGGATACGCGCCCCAGATCATCGAAGTCCTCTTCGAGCGGGGCGCGTTCGACGCGCAGGACACCACGACGACCGCCACCGTGATGCGGGTCTACGCCGCCGGGCTGCTCGGCCACTGCCTGGTCGGCGCCCTGAGCAGGCCGTTCTTCTCCACGGGACGGCCCACTTGGTACCCGGCCGCCGCGATGGCCACCGGACTCCTGGTCACCGTGGCCGTCGGCGCGGCCGCGGTCGGCCGCTTCGGCGTCCACGGCATCGCGGCGGCCAACGCCGTCGGCATCAGCGCGACGGCACTGCTGCTGCTCAGCGGTCTCGGTTCGCGTGTGGTCTCCATCCAGGTGCGGTCCGTCAGCGCCGCGCTCGGCCGGCTGACCGCGGCGGCGGCAGTGGCGGCCGCGGTGGGCTGGACGACCGGCCCGCTGATCGCCGACCCCCTGCTGAGCGTGGCCGCCGGCTGCCTCCTCGTTCCTACCGCATTCGTCCTCACCGGAGTCGCCGTAAGAGCTCCAGAGGTCGTTCAAGCGCTGGCCCTCATCCGACAGAGGTTCCGTCATGGCTCCTGA
- a CDS encoding polysaccharide deacetylase family protein, whose protein sequence is MYHSVGDPTDDPYGITVARDRLDHQLAWLRRRRLTGVDVGTLLRAHATGRSRGLVGLTFDDGYADFLHEALPVLRRHDCTATVFVLPGRLGGSNEWDPLGPRKPLLTGDEIRTVAESGMQIGSHGLYHQSLTEASDDVLRQETHHSRELIRDLTGTAPDTFCYPYGTVDRRAADAVRDAGYTYGFAIDPGPLLGPYALPRTHISHADRSVRLGVKHLRHRFARRTAR, encoded by the coding sequence ATGTACCACTCGGTGGGCGACCCGACGGACGACCCGTACGGCATCACCGTCGCCCGGGACCGGCTCGACCACCAGCTGGCCTGGCTGCGCCGCCGAAGACTCACCGGCGTCGACGTCGGTACGCTCCTGCGCGCCCACGCGACCGGCCGCTCCCGGGGCCTGGTCGGCCTCACCTTCGACGACGGTTACGCCGACTTCCTCCACGAGGCACTGCCGGTGCTGCGGCGGCACGACTGCACGGCGACCGTGTTCGTCCTGCCGGGCCGCCTCGGCGGCTCCAACGAGTGGGACCCGCTGGGCCCCCGCAAGCCGCTGCTGACGGGGGACGAGATCAGGACGGTCGCCGAGTCCGGCATGCAGATCGGATCGCACGGCCTGTACCACCAGTCCCTGACCGAGGCCTCCGACGACGTACTGCGCCAGGAGACTCACCACAGCCGGGAGTTGATCCGCGACCTCACGGGCACCGCCCCGGACACCTTCTGCTATCCGTACGGCACCGTCGACCGGCGGGCGGCCGACGCGGTGCGCGACGCCGGCTATACGTACGGCTTCGCCATCGACCCCGGCCCGCTGCTCGGCCCGTACGCCCTGCCCCGTACGCACATCAGTCACGCCGACCGGAGCGTCCGCCTCGGCGTGAAGCATCTGCGGCACCGCTTCGCCCGCCGGACCGCCAGGTGA
- a CDS encoding lipopolysaccharide biosynthesis protein encodes MTESPEQQPAAAPGRISRLLARITPQPRPLPLWWPLPLCAVLGTACGVSYGVLKAPEYAATSYVVAVPAQNAEPGSALGYAQAYGRIATSDSTIAYASVAAGVPDTRTLRTHVQTETSPDSPMIAITGTSTKPSQAARIANAVADAVYLSSNHISKNTGVKLLVFSQAITPTEPASPSVPIGAAVGTCAGGLIGGLVLLVRPRRTHRTRRTAPASVPAPAQGQAQHHEHNNASSERELV; translated from the coding sequence ATGACCGAGTCGCCCGAGCAGCAGCCCGCCGCCGCCCCCGGACGGATCAGCCGGCTCCTCGCGAGGATCACCCCCCAGCCCCGGCCTCTGCCCCTCTGGTGGCCCCTGCCCCTGTGCGCAGTCCTCGGCACGGCGTGCGGTGTTTCGTACGGCGTCCTCAAGGCGCCCGAGTACGCCGCCACCAGCTACGTCGTCGCCGTGCCCGCCCAGAACGCCGAGCCCGGCTCGGCCCTCGGGTACGCCCAGGCCTACGGCCGTATCGCCACCAGCGACTCGACCATCGCCTACGCGAGCGTCGCCGCAGGAGTACCGGACACCCGCACCCTCCGTACGCACGTACAGACCGAGACCTCCCCCGACTCGCCGATGATCGCCATCACCGGCACATCCACCAAGCCGAGCCAGGCGGCGCGCATCGCCAACGCCGTCGCCGACGCCGTCTACCTGAGCAGCAATCACATCTCCAAGAACACCGGAGTAAAGCTGCTGGTCTTCTCCCAGGCCATCACCCCGACGGAGCCGGCCTCCCCGTCCGTCCCGATCGGCGCGGCCGTGGGCACCTGCGCCGGCGGCCTCATCGGCGGCCTTGTCCTCCTCGTACGGCCGCGCCGCACACACCGCACGCGCCGCACCGCACCGGCCTCGGTACCTGCCCCGGCCCAAGGCCAGGCCCAACACCACGAACACAACAACGCCTCCTCCGAGCGGGAGCTGGTGTGA
- a CDS encoding GNAT family N-acetyltransferase yields MMAARQEGLAVTLCRDPRRFADLQAEWDALHRRCATATPFQSHAWLHSWWLSYGTNGLLRVVLARRNGRLIGAAPLMLVHRPMPLLVPMGGAISDFFDVLVDDEDAKSAIIALERGLDRAARQAVIDLREVRPGAAAELLYDTWAGARRRLTDSVCLELPAEPIDELVKRMQTNRAQRVRAKLRHIDALKIESHAVREAEVPGAVANLLRLHRLQWRGRGVNVEHLRPRFAEHLVRATRRMLRDGDAAVTEFRLAGDVVAVSMTLQSGRLTGGYLYGADPGLREKKVDVSTMLLRQEAHLAVCTGRSVLSLLRGSEPYKNQWRPETVTNQRLLLARSGLEPLMRLRRLQVTARDRVAESVTTWFPAARHWRGRLNDLRAATGTGRAGRPASGASRRT; encoded by the coding sequence GTGATGGCCGCACGACAGGAAGGGCTCGCCGTCACGCTGTGCCGTGACCCCCGGCGCTTCGCCGATCTCCAGGCGGAGTGGGACGCGCTGCACCGCCGCTGCGCCACCGCCACGCCGTTCCAGAGCCACGCCTGGCTGCACTCGTGGTGGCTGTCCTACGGGACGAACGGGCTGCTGCGCGTCGTACTGGCCCGCCGGAACGGGCGCCTGATCGGCGCGGCGCCGCTGATGCTCGTACACCGCCCGATGCCGCTGCTCGTACCCATGGGCGGCGCGATCTCCGACTTCTTCGACGTCCTCGTGGACGACGAGGACGCGAAGAGCGCGATCATCGCCCTGGAACGCGGCCTGGACCGCGCCGCCCGGCAGGCGGTGATCGACCTCCGGGAGGTACGGCCGGGCGCGGCCGCCGAGCTGCTGTACGACACCTGGGCCGGAGCGCGGCGCCGCCTCACCGACTCGGTCTGCTTGGAGCTCCCGGCCGAGCCCATCGACGAGCTCGTCAAGCGGATGCAGACGAACCGGGCCCAGCGCGTACGGGCCAAGCTGCGCCACATCGATGCGCTGAAGATCGAGAGCCATGCTGTGCGGGAAGCCGAAGTGCCCGGCGCCGTCGCCAATCTGCTGCGGTTGCACAGGCTTCAGTGGCGGGGCCGTGGCGTCAACGTCGAGCACCTCCGGCCGCGCTTCGCCGAGCACCTGGTGCGCGCCACCCGGCGGATGCTGCGGGACGGCGACGCCGCGGTCACGGAGTTCCGGCTGGCCGGGGATGTGGTGGCCGTCAGCATGACGCTCCAGTCGGGCCGGCTGACCGGCGGCTACCTGTACGGCGCCGACCCGGGGCTCAGGGAGAAGAAGGTTGACGTGTCGACGATGCTGCTGCGCCAGGAGGCGCACCTGGCTGTCTGTACGGGCCGCAGCGTGCTGAGCCTGCTGCGGGGCTCGGAGCCGTACAAGAACCAGTGGCGGCCGGAGACGGTCACCAATCAGCGCCTGCTGCTGGCCCGCTCCGGCCTCGAACCCCTGATGCGTCTGCGCCGGTTGCAAGTTACCGCGCGCGACCGGGTCGCCGAGAGCGTGACCACTTGGTTCCCGGCCGCGCGCCACTGGCGTGGCCGCCTGAACGACCTGCGGGCGGCTACTGGGACGGGGAGGGCCGGCCGGCCGGCGAGCGGAGCTTCACGCAGAACTTGA